A genome region from Streptomyces pratensis includes the following:
- the rpmI gene encoding 50S ribosomal protein L35: protein MPKNKTHSGASKRFKITGSGKVLRERAGKRHLLEHKSSKKTRSLTGTVVVAPADAKKIKKLLGK from the coding sequence ATGCCGAAGAACAAGACGCACAGCGGTGCCAGCAAGCGCTTCAAGATCACCGGCTCCGGCAAGGTGCTTCGCGAGAGGGCCGGCAAGCGCCACCTGCTCGAGCACAAGTCGTCCAAGAAGACCCGCTCGCTGACCGGCACGGTCGTCGTGGCTCCGGCCGACGCCAAGAAGATCAAGAAGCTTCTCGGCAAGTAG
- a CDS encoding sensor histidine kinase, with amino-acid sequence MAVGMSGPRATHTAAVRALSDGTGASRTVGDPATGIDPDDLPDGLVVADENGKVICFNAAAARITATPGSAALGLSLHQALPLEDLKGRRWWDLTDPYGGLATRVGQPERNLLLPGGREVLVSARYVRETPTGPVRRLVVSLRGTEARRRTELSHAELIATVAHELRSPLTSVKGFTATLLAKWERFTDDQKRLMLETVDADANRVTRLIAELLDISRIDSGRLELRRQPVDISAAVERHIQALTANGQAPDRFLVHTRQPLPALWADPDKVDQVLGNLLENAVRHGEGTVTIEIAPAPAPAKSDENGTAVTVSDEGPGIPEESMGRVFTRFWRGSKRGGTGLGLYIVKGIVEAHGGTITVDRAPGGGAEFRFILPVAAPAYLA; translated from the coding sequence ATGGCTGTCGGCATGAGCGGGCCGCGAGCGACACACACGGCCGCCGTGCGCGCCCTCTCCGACGGGACAGGCGCGAGCCGGACCGTGGGGGACCCCGCGACGGGCATCGACCCGGACGATCTGCCCGACGGTCTCGTCGTCGCCGACGAGAACGGCAAGGTCATCTGCTTCAACGCGGCCGCGGCAAGGATCACCGCCACACCCGGGTCCGCCGCGCTCGGCCTGTCCCTGCACCAGGCACTGCCCCTGGAGGACCTCAAGGGACGACGCTGGTGGGACCTGACGGACCCGTACGGCGGGCTCGCCACCCGGGTCGGCCAGCCCGAGCGGAATCTGCTGCTCCCCGGCGGCCGTGAGGTCCTGGTATCGGCCCGGTACGTACGCGAGACCCCGACCGGTCCGGTCCGGCGGCTCGTCGTGTCGCTGCGCGGCACCGAGGCGCGCCGACGCACGGAGCTCAGCCACGCCGAGCTGATCGCGACAGTCGCCCACGAGCTGCGCTCCCCGCTGACCTCGGTCAAGGGCTTCACCGCCACGCTCCTGGCCAAGTGGGAGCGGTTCACGGACGACCAGAAGCGGCTGATGCTGGAGACCGTCGACGCGGACGCCAACCGCGTCACCCGGCTCATCGCCGAGCTGCTCGACATCTCCCGCATCGACTCCGGCCGGCTGGAGCTGCGCCGCCAGCCCGTGGACATCTCCGCGGCCGTCGAGCGCCACATCCAGGCACTCACCGCGAACGGCCAGGCGCCCGACCGCTTCCTCGTGCACACCCGGCAGCCGCTGCCCGCGCTCTGGGCCGATCCGGACAAGGTCGACCAGGTCCTCGGCAACCTGCTGGAAAACGCGGTGCGCCACGGCGAGGGAACCGTCACCATTGAGATCGCCCCTGCGCCCGCACCGGCGAAGAGCGACGAGAACGGAACGGCAGTCACCGTGAGCGACGAAGGTCCCGGCATCCCCGAGGAGTCGATGGGCCGCGTCTTCACCCGCTTCTGGCGGGGGAGCAAGCGCGGCGGGACCGGCCTGGGCCTGTACATCGTCAAGGGCATCGTCGAGGCGCACGGCGGCACCATCACGGTGGACCGCGCCCCGGGCGGCGGCGCCGAATTCCGATTTATCCTGCCCGTGGCAGCCCCGGCGTATCTCGCCTGA
- a CDS encoding DUF1844 domain-containing protein gives MSDATTPSTENPGFDDMARDIAEVPAVEVIVTVAVNLMSAAAVKLGLTEEGEAHKDLDEARKLVQALAGLLDASVTEISTFHASPLRDGLKSLQLAFREASLVPDEPGQGPGEKYTGPVYG, from the coding sequence ATGAGCGACGCGACCACCCCCAGCACCGAGAACCCCGGCTTCGACGACATGGCCCGCGACATCGCGGAGGTCCCCGCGGTCGAGGTGATCGTGACCGTCGCGGTCAATCTGATGAGCGCGGCAGCCGTGAAGCTCGGCCTGACCGAGGAGGGCGAGGCGCACAAGGACCTCGACGAGGCGCGCAAGCTGGTCCAGGCACTGGCCGGGCTGCTCGACGCGAGCGTCACCGAGATCAGCACCTTCCACGCCTCGCCGCTGCGCGACGGCCTGAAGTCGCTCCAGCTGGCCTTCCGTGAGGCGTCGCTCGTACCGGACGAGCCGGGCCAGGGCCCGGGCGAGAAGTACACGGGTCCCGTCTACGGCTGA
- the mycP gene encoding type VII secretion-associated serine protease mycosin, whose protein sequence is MTRLRRCRALAAVATATAFALLPAVPAHADAIRDQQWGLEALHTDTAWQTTKGEGITVAVLDTGVDDAHPDLAGQVLPGKDLIGFGAGRGDRSWALHGTAMAGIIAGRGNGPGRDDGVLGVAPEAKILPVRVILESGDPSRAKARESRGTALADGIRWAADQGADVINLSLGDDSESAHPEPGEDAAVQYALGKGVAVVASAGNSGEKGDRISYPAAYPGVIAVAAVDKYGTHAAFSTRRWYATVSAPGVDIVVANPDQHYYIEWGTSAASAFVSGAVALVRAAHPGLSPAQIKTLLAETAGNAPAGGRDDARGYGMVDPAAAIQAGAKLRPDDTGARAAGADHRDEYFGSGPAPQPGDGDPAGWLAPTAGGLGAVLLALAVVLWRGRNGGGGNGGGRNGGGGNRAVPGYSPFPTGGPLR, encoded by the coding sequence ATGACCCGTCTGCGCCGGTGCCGGGCGCTCGCGGCCGTCGCCACGGCAACCGCCTTCGCGCTGCTGCCCGCCGTCCCCGCGCACGCCGACGCCATCCGGGACCAGCAGTGGGGCCTGGAGGCCCTCCACACGGACACCGCCTGGCAGACCACGAAGGGCGAGGGCATCACGGTCGCGGTCCTGGACACCGGGGTCGACGACGCCCACCCCGACCTCGCCGGCCAGGTCCTCCCGGGCAAGGACCTCATAGGGTTCGGCGCCGGACGCGGAGACCGCTCCTGGGCGCTGCACGGCACCGCGATGGCCGGCATCATCGCGGGCCGTGGCAACGGCCCGGGGCGGGACGACGGTGTCCTCGGGGTAGCCCCGGAGGCGAAGATCCTTCCCGTGCGGGTGATCCTCGAGTCCGGCGACCCGTCACGCGCCAAGGCCCGGGAGTCACGCGGAACGGCACTCGCCGACGGCATCCGCTGGGCGGCCGACCAGGGCGCCGACGTCATCAACCTCTCCCTGGGTGACGACAGCGAGTCGGCACACCCGGAGCCGGGCGAGGACGCAGCCGTGCAGTACGCCCTCGGCAAGGGCGTGGCCGTCGTCGCCTCGGCGGGCAACAGCGGGGAGAAGGGCGACCGCATCTCCTACCCCGCCGCCTACCCCGGCGTGATCGCCGTCGCGGCCGTCGACAAGTACGGCACGCACGCGGCCTTCTCCACCCGCCGCTGGTACGCGACCGTCAGCGCGCCGGGCGTCGACATCGTCGTGGCCAATCCCGACCAGCACTACTACATCGAGTGGGGCACGTCCGCCGCGTCGGCGTTCGTCTCCGGTGCCGTGGCCCTCGTGCGCGCCGCACACCCGGGTCTCTCGCCCGCGCAGATCAAGACTCTGCTCGCGGAGACGGCCGGCAACGCCCCCGCGGGGGGCCGCGACGACGCCAGGGGCTACGGCATGGTCGACCCCGCCGCCGCGATACAGGCCGGGGCGAAGCTGCGCCCGGACGACACGGGCGCGCGGGCCGCCGGGGCGGATCACCGCGACGAGTACTTCGGCTCCGGCCCCGCCCCGCAGCCGGGCGACGGGGACCCGGCCGGCTGGCTGGCCCCCACGGCGGGCGGTCTCGGCGCCGTACTCCTCGCCCTGGCCGTGGTGCTGTGGCGTGGCAGGAACGGCGGCGGCGGGAACGGCGGCGGCAGGAACGGCGGGGGCGGGAACCGGGCCGTACCCGGGTACAGCCCGTTCCCCACCGGCGGCCCCCTGCGCTGA
- a CDS encoding SseB family protein, which produces MALKNIPDPGFSDDDGTASPELTAALAAWAEDRTAVGPVLAALRGARLLVPVVAVLGEVEEDGEEGREAPGKGGGGRRVGGLRREKTSDMAVPTLQAGGRRALPAFTSTASLARWDPRARPVAVPLHQALRAAAHEKADTVVLDLAGPVAFELTGPALLALAENRTSADPLDDPAVVAAVREAVAAEPAVLRAHLGPGRADGTLALVLSPDAEVADAARRVADALAASEVLRARLVSGIDLALLPADAVAPGEPLFSR; this is translated from the coding sequence GTGGCGCTCAAGAACATCCCGGACCCCGGTTTCTCCGACGACGACGGCACTGCCTCGCCCGAACTGACAGCGGCCCTCGCGGCCTGGGCAGAGGACCGGACGGCCGTCGGCCCGGTCCTCGCCGCCCTCCGCGGCGCCCGGCTCCTCGTGCCGGTCGTCGCGGTCCTCGGCGAGGTCGAGGAGGACGGTGAGGAGGGGCGCGAAGCTCCTGGGAAGGGTGGTGGCGGGCGACGGGTGGGCGGGCTGCGCCGCGAGAAGACCAGCGACATGGCCGTGCCGACCCTTCAGGCCGGTGGCCGGCGCGCCCTGCCCGCCTTCACGTCCACCGCCTCGCTGGCCCGCTGGGATCCCCGGGCGCGCCCCGTCGCCGTACCCCTGCACCAGGCACTGCGGGCCGCCGCGCACGAGAAGGCGGACACGGTGGTGCTGGACCTGGCGGGACCCGTCGCCTTCGAGCTGACGGGCCCGGCGCTGCTGGCCCTGGCCGAGAACCGCACGAGCGCGGACCCGCTCGACGATCCCGCCGTCGTCGCCGCGGTGCGGGAAGCGGTCGCCGCCGAGCCCGCGGTGCTGCGTGCCCACCTCGGCCCCGGCCGGGCGGACGGCACCCTCGCCCTGGTCCTCTCCCCGGACGCCGAGGTCGCGGACGCCGCCCGCAGGGTCGCCGACGCGCTGGCGGCCAGCGAGGTGCTGCGTGCCCGGCTGGTGAGCGGCATCGATCTGGCGCTGCTGCCGGCCGACGCGGTGGCCCCGGGCGAGCCCCTTTTCAGCCGCTGA
- a CDS encoding serine hydrolase, with product MPRHRTRRPALSGLVTAAVLLAASAGGTYLVVRPPDDASTAVAAVSSASSPPAVTGGSEEPEVDLDAELADALAPLADGADVTVAVLDTESGTGAAYGDGAYDTASIVKVDILAALLLQAQDEGRELNGAEHAYAEAMIRRSDNTSATELLKVIGGEDGLDAANERLGLTATKAAHAWGLTQTTAADQVRLLEAVSGTDSELSPASRAYMTELMGQVEADQRWGVSAAGTGAVLKNGWMPRTTTGLWDVNSIGRVESGGHTLLVAVLSRGHATKEAGIALVESVAKAAADVTGAVAESR from the coding sequence ATGCCCCGTCACAGAACTCGCAGGCCCGCGCTGTCCGGCCTCGTGACCGCCGCCGTGCTGCTGGCCGCCTCCGCGGGAGGCACGTATCTGGTGGTTCGTCCACCGGATGACGCATCCACGGCCGTGGCCGCCGTATCGTCCGCTTCGAGCCCGCCGGCCGTGACGGGCGGGAGCGAGGAGCCTGAGGTGGATCTCGACGCGGAGCTGGCCGACGCGCTGGCGCCCCTGGCGGACGGCGCCGACGTGACGGTGGCCGTGCTGGACACGGAGAGCGGCACGGGTGCCGCGTACGGGGACGGGGCGTACGACACCGCCAGCATCGTGAAGGTCGACATCCTGGCGGCGCTGCTGCTCCAGGCGCAGGACGAGGGCCGGGAGCTGAACGGCGCGGAGCACGCGTACGCGGAGGCCATGATCCGGCGGAGCGACAACACCTCGGCCACCGAGCTGCTCAAGGTGATCGGCGGGGAGGACGGACTCGACGCGGCCAACGAGCGCCTGGGGCTGACCGCGACGAAGGCCGCCCACGCGTGGGGGCTGACGCAGACCACGGCCGCCGACCAGGTGCGGCTGCTGGAAGCGGTGTCCGGGACGGACTCGGAGCTGTCCCCGGCCTCTCGCGCGTACATGACGGAGCTGATGGGCCAGGTCGAGGCCGATCAGCGGTGGGGGGTGTCCGCGGCGGGCACCGGCGCGGTGCTGAAGAACGGCTGGATGCCCCGGACGACGACGGGGCTCTGGGACGTCAACAGCATCGGGCGGGTGGAGAGCGGCGGGCACACCCTGCTGGTGGCGGTGCTGTCGCGCGGGCACGCGACGAAGGAGGCGGGCATCGCTCTCGTGGAGTCCGTCGCGAAGGCCGCGGCCGACGTCACCGGAGCGGTGGCCGAATCGCGCTGA
- the rplT gene encoding 50S ribosomal protein L20, with protein MARVKRAVNAHKKRRAILEAASGYRGQRSRLYRKAKEQVTHSLVYNYNDRKKRKGDFRQLWIQRINAAARQNGMTYNRLIQGLKAANIEVDRKILAELAVNDANAFAALVEVAQKALPSDVNAPKAA; from the coding sequence GTGGCACGCGTCAAGCGGGCGGTAAACGCCCACAAGAAGCGCCGGGCGATCCTCGAGGCCGCCAGCGGTTACCGCGGTCAGCGTTCGCGCCTGTACCGCAAGGCCAAGGAGCAGGTCACCCACTCCCTGGTCTACAACTACAACGACCGCAAGAAGCGCAAGGGCGACTTCCGCCAGCTCTGGATCCAGCGCATCAACGCGGCTGCCCGCCAGAACGGCATGACGTACAACCGCCTCATCCAGGGTCTGAAGGCCGCCAACATCGAGGTGGACCGCAAGATCCTGGCCGAGCTCGCGGTCAACGACGCCAACGCGTTCGCCGCGCTCGTCGAGGTCGCCCAGAAGGCCCTCCCGAGCGACGTCAACGCCCCGAAGGCCGCCTGA
- a CDS encoding TrmH family RNA methyltransferase, whose translation MGTPELISARSPRIAAARRLARRNFRGKERRFIAEGPQAVREAAAHRGGDGEPTLTELFATVEAADRYSGIIDAARAAGARVHLADGDVLADVSQTVTPQGLIGVCRFLDSPFEDILAARPTLVAVLAHVRDPGNAGTVLRCADAAGADAVVLTDASVDLYNPKSVRASVGSLFHLPVAVGVPVEQAVQGLRDAGVRILAADGAGEDDLDDELDAGTMGGPTAWVFGNEAWGLPEETRALADAVVRVPIHGRAESLNLATAAAVCLYASARAQRPSRAG comes from the coding sequence ATGGGCACCCCCGAACTGATCTCCGCGCGATCGCCGCGAATCGCCGCCGCACGCCGGCTGGCCAGGCGCAACTTCCGCGGCAAGGAGCGCAGATTCATCGCCGAGGGGCCGCAGGCCGTACGAGAGGCCGCAGCGCACCGGGGCGGCGACGGCGAGCCCACCCTGACCGAGCTGTTCGCCACCGTCGAGGCGGCCGACCGGTACTCAGGCATCATCGACGCGGCCCGCGCAGCCGGCGCACGCGTGCACCTCGCGGACGGTGACGTGCTCGCGGACGTGTCGCAGACCGTCACCCCCCAGGGCCTCATCGGTGTCTGCCGCTTCCTGGACTCGCCCTTCGAGGACATCCTCGCGGCGAGGCCCACCCTGGTCGCCGTCCTCGCCCACGTGCGCGACCCCGGCAACGCGGGCACGGTGCTGCGCTGCGCGGACGCCGCCGGCGCGGACGCGGTCGTGCTCACCGACGCCTCCGTGGACCTCTACAACCCCAAGTCGGTGCGCGCCTCCGTCGGCTCGCTCTTCCACCTGCCGGTGGCCGTCGGCGTACCCGTGGAGCAGGCCGTGCAGGGGCTCCGGGACGCCGGCGTGCGCATCCTGGCGGCCGACGGCGCCGGTGAGGACGACCTCGACGACGAGCTCGACGCGGGCACCATGGGGGGGCCCACCGCCTGGGTGTTCGGCAACGAGGCGTGGGGCCTCCCCGAGGAGACGCGCGCCCTGGCCGACGCCGTGGTCCGGGTCCCGATCCACGGCAGGGCCGAGAGCCTCAACCTCGCCACCGCCGCCGCCGTGTGCCTCTACGCCTCCGCGCGGGCCCAGCGCCCGAGCCGCGCGGGCTGA
- the infC gene encoding translation initiation factor IF-3 encodes MCSVRGFSAFPARLVIHRRYAAVRQAVAWCYRGGSISAEPRINDRIRVPEVRLVGPSGEQVGIVPLAKALELAQEYDLDLVEVAATARPPVCKLMDYGKFKYESAMKAREARKNQAHTVIKEMKLRPKIDPHDYDTKKGHVVRFLKQGDKVKITIMFRGREQSRPELGFRLLQRLASDVEDLGFIESNPKQDGRNMIMVLGPHKKKTEAMAEAREAQAARKAERQGYTPDAESEGETAEAPAAAAEAPAETPSEA; translated from the coding sequence ATGTGTTCCGTCCGGGGCTTTTCTGCTTTCCCGGCTCGGTTGGTCATACATAGACGTTACGCGGCTGTCCGCCAGGCGGTCGCGTGGTGCTACCGAGGAGGATCCATCAGCGCCGAGCCCCGCATCAACGACCGGATTCGCGTTCCCGAGGTGCGACTTGTCGGTCCCAGCGGCGAGCAGGTCGGGATTGTTCCGCTTGCCAAGGCCCTGGAGCTCGCACAGGAGTACGACCTCGACCTGGTCGAGGTGGCGGCGACAGCCCGTCCCCCCGTGTGCAAGCTCATGGACTACGGGAAGTTCAAGTACGAGTCGGCCATGAAGGCCCGTGAGGCGCGCAAGAACCAGGCGCACACGGTCATCAAGGAAATGAAGCTCCGGCCGAAGATCGACCCGCACGACTACGACACCAAGAAGGGTCACGTCGTCCGGTTCCTCAAGCAGGGGGACAAGGTCAAGATCACGATCATGTTCCGTGGTCGTGAGCAGTCCCGCCCGGAGCTGGGTTTCCGACTGCTCCAGCGTCTCGCTTCGGACGTCGAGGACCTCGGCTTCATCGAGTCGAACCCGAAGCAGGACGGCCGGAACATGATCATGGTTCTGGGCCCGCACAAGAAGAAGACCGAAGCCATGGCCGAAGCCCGCGAGGCCCAGGCCGCCCGCAAGGCGGAGCGTCAGGGATACACCCCCGACGCCGAGTCCGAGGGTGAGACCGCTGAGGCCCCCGCCGCAGCGGCCGAGGCTCCGGCCGAGACACCTTCCGAGGCGTGA